One stretch of Clostridium sp. Marseille-P299 DNA includes these proteins:
- a CDS encoding sensor histidine kinase encodes MKDFSKETTKGKIKYQLYAVYWLAVFVPVFIIGSYLVLNTRNLLYKQDYSNLESDNLRVKSIVLDVTSLIYTVGNTLLGDSDLQQVIGKKYETEADAYEAYRNYKKFDIYKRNYTEISRIELYSNTITEYGCFMDITEEIRNEEWYKKALSTPQPTWTSINYKNNIGNIESELRLVQRIPIIKTGEYAVLVIAINNNHLKSRINNNILTNDLVVNQNVVFYSESGIKGTYLNDGIDYEQKYYQFSGRANYYGKDVLLEVSTFKPVYSSDCIYILTSDATAIPHIQNFTNICLIIISLSILFPLIMVLAFTHRFNKRILTLREVMHHVSLGDYEIKETLQGNDELTDVFKDLQVMIKSITKMDEEIYSAKIKEEQLNSHQQRIKYEMLASQINPHFLYNTLETIRMKALNVEDKEVAYAIKLLGKSMRHVLDNSLRTVSLESELEYIKIYLAIQHIRFGERIRYHINVADNIDCKHYYILPLLLQPIVENAVSHGLETQTGIGDLEINISHERERLVICVSDNGLGMTEEELEKLITRMKEEKLSTGRNIGLHNIYQRIRLFYGESYGISVSSELYKGTRVSIYLPKHANEPVDLNEALYNRA; translated from the coding sequence ATGAAAGATTTTTCAAAGGAAACAACAAAAGGAAAAATTAAATATCAACTGTATGCAGTTTATTGGTTGGCAGTATTTGTACCCGTTTTTATTATTGGTAGTTATCTTGTTTTAAATACTAGAAATTTGCTGTATAAACAAGATTATTCAAATCTAGAGTCGGATAATTTACGAGTAAAAAGCATTGTATTAGATGTCACTAGTCTTATTTATACCGTTGGTAATACACTCCTTGGGGATTCAGATTTACAACAAGTCATAGGTAAAAAATATGAAACAGAAGCAGATGCATATGAGGCATATAGAAATTACAAAAAATTTGATATATATAAAAGGAATTACACGGAGATATCTCGTATAGAGCTATATAGCAATACGATTACTGAGTACGGATGTTTCATGGATATTACGGAGGAAATTCGAAATGAAGAATGGTATAAAAAAGCGCTAAGTACACCTCAGCCAACGTGGACCTCCATCAACTATAAAAACAATATAGGAAATATTGAGAGTGAGTTACGTTTAGTGCAAAGAATTCCCATCATAAAAACGGGAGAATATGCAGTGCTTGTAATAGCCATCAACAATAATCACTTAAAGTCTAGAATTAACAATAATATATTAACCAATGATTTGGTCGTAAATCAGAATGTTGTTTTTTATAGTGAAAGTGGTATTAAGGGTACATATTTAAATGATGGCATAGATTATGAACAAAAATATTATCAGTTTTCTGGTAGAGCAAATTACTATGGAAAAGATGTGCTATTAGAAGTGTCCACATTCAAGCCAGTATATTCCTCGGATTGTATTTATATTTTAACAAGTGATGCTACAGCGATACCACATATTCAGAATTTTACGAATATCTGTCTCATTATTATTTCCCTAAGTATTTTGTTTCCTCTTATCATGGTACTAGCGTTTACTCATAGGTTTAATAAAAGAATTTTGACCTTACGTGAGGTAATGCATCATGTTTCTTTAGGGGATTATGAAATCAAAGAAACGCTACAAGGAAATGATGAGCTAACGGATGTATTTAAAGATCTTCAAGTTATGATTAAAAGTATTACAAAAATGGATGAAGAAATCTACAGCGCAAAAATAAAAGAGGAGCAACTAAATAGTCACCAGCAAAGAATAAAGTATGAAATGTTAGCAAGTCAAATCAATCCTCATTTTTTATATAACACCTTAGAAACAATACGCATGAAGGCATTAAATGTGGAAGATAAAGAAGTAGCATATGCCATTAAGTTACTAGGCAAGTCCATGAGACATGTGCTTGATAATAGCTTACGAACGGTAAGCTTAGAGAGTGAATTAGAATACATTAAAATCTATTTAGCAATCCAGCACATACGATTTGGAGAACGAATCCGTTACCATATTAATGTAGCAGACAATATAGATTGTAAACATTATTATATATTGCCATTATTACTACAACCAATTGTTGAAAATGCAGTCTCTCATGGATTAGAAACGCAGACTGGAATTGGTGATTTAGAGATTAATATTTCCCATGAAAGGGAACGTTTGGTGATTTGTGTATCGGATAACGGATTAGGAATGACGGAAGAAGAACTGGAAAAATTAATTACACGTATGAAAGAAGAAAAATTAAGCACAGGAAGAAATATTGGACTACATAACATATATCAACGAATTCGATTATTTTATGGAGAATCCTATGGAATTTCAGTATCGTCAGAACTATATAAGGGGACCAGAGTAAGTATATATCTACCAAAACACGCAAATGAACCAGTTGATTTAAACGAAGCATTATACAACAGAGCATAA
- a CDS encoding YesL family protein encodes MKNLFNVNGPLIQFFLTLRDFVILNILWIVFCIPIITIGASTSALYSVTFKIAQDKDTYVGKQFISAFKENLRQATKIELILFIPALCLGFGLFFWATFESTVGTVISTLCIIFLLMLIGTAIFAFPLVGRYENTTLQTIRNSLYFCMNNKPYTLIFMILIAGGVALNVLTAPTAVIMCFFGYSFIAYIISFLMLKILKKYDNPQTEENTDTTTSIEDSEADSNNVSSENKEGMD; translated from the coding sequence ATGAAGAACTTATTTAATGTAAATGGTCCGTTGATTCAATTCTTTTTAACACTAAGAGACTTTGTCATATTAAATATTCTATGGATTGTTTTTTGCATTCCTATCATAACAATTGGAGCTTCCACATCTGCTCTTTATTCTGTAACCTTTAAAATTGCTCAAGACAAAGATACTTATGTTGGAAAGCAATTTATTAGCGCTTTTAAAGAAAATTTAAGACAAGCTACAAAAATTGAATTAATTTTATTTATCCCAGCTTTGTGCTTAGGATTTGGGTTATTTTTCTGGGCTACTTTTGAAAGTACTGTAGGGACAGTGATTTCCACACTTTGTATCATCTTTTTACTAATGCTTATTGGAACTGCAATTTTTGCATTTCCTTTGGTTGGAAGATATGAAAACACTACATTACAGACCATTCGAAATTCTTTGTATTTTTGTATGAATAATAAGCCATACACACTTATCTTCATGATTTTAATTGCTGGCGGCGTTGCACTTAATGTTTTAACAGCCCCAACCGCAGTTATTATGTGCTTCTTTGGCTATTCATTCATAGCCTATATTATTTCATTCTTAATGTTAAAAATATTAAAAAAATATGATAATCCACAGACAGAAGAAAATACAGATACTACAACTTCGATAGAAGATTCCGAAGCAGACTCTAATAATGTTTCTAGTGAAAACAAGGAGGGAATGGACTAA
- a CDS encoding response regulator transcription factor: MYQMIIIDDEPIVREGLMRLLSWGDYQFEVCAQGTDGIDGLEKVLKYHPDLVLVDVKMPGMNGLELIRQAREQGFQGAFIILTGFSDFEFARTAISLGVRDYLLKPVDEDELAENLCNIVKELEEKKKLNDKNEMNEQTAIQEMLRRLVLYRKENGALYQQMQTYHLDFNYTKFCVGVLCNQGKDKDTIIEYPSKEKLELMIKGIIDIECVMIEDKWVLIGKGMSYQDLLHKLLLNNEKLYTIYNEKYFICMGHDVAHWEDIHYSYECARLLSEYQFIFHNEEAVTIQALKDCKGIVIDTLFETICFQIEIGDLDNLAKSIEKIEEYCKLKLLKESDVKMLFTHNLFQLGTVLEERYEQKRGEFPEYEELSVLIKGSGNLKELLKNATNYCKELSQIIAATGAENVIKRVHAYVEKNYDKDLKLEGIAKIFNYNSAYLGKLFKKEMGENFNNFLDHIRIENAKKMLTETDLKVYQVSERVGYSNIDYFYSKFKRYVGISPKEFKKSI, translated from the coding sequence ATGTATCAAATGATAATCATTGATGATGAACCTATCGTAAGAGAAGGGTTAATGCGTCTGCTTTCTTGGGGAGATTACCAATTTGAAGTATGTGCTCAAGGAACGGACGGAATTGATGGACTAGAAAAGGTTTTAAAATATCACCCAGATCTTGTCCTTGTTGATGTAAAGATGCCTGGCATGAATGGATTAGAACTGATACGTCAAGCGAGGGAGCAGGGATTTCAGGGTGCCTTTATTATACTTACAGGCTTTTCTGATTTTGAATTTGCAAGGACAGCAATTTCACTTGGTGTAAGAGATTATTTATTAAAGCCAGTAGATGAGGATGAATTAGCAGAAAATTTATGTAATATTGTAAAGGAATTAGAAGAGAAGAAAAAGCTAAATGATAAGAATGAGATGAATGAGCAGACCGCAATACAGGAGATGTTAAGACGATTAGTATTATATCGTAAGGAAAACGGAGCCCTATATCAACAGATGCAAACGTATCACTTAGACTTTAATTATACGAAGTTTTGTGTAGGGGTGCTATGTAACCAAGGAAAGGATAAGGATACTATTATTGAATATCCTTCCAAAGAAAAGCTAGAACTTATGATAAAAGGGATCATTGATATCGAGTGTGTCATGATTGAAGATAAATGGGTATTAATCGGAAAAGGGATGAGCTATCAGGATTTATTACATAAGCTTTTATTAAATAATGAAAAACTTTATACGATTTATAATGAAAAATATTTTATTTGTATGGGACATGATGTAGCCCATTGGGAGGATATTCATTATTCCTATGAATGTGCAAGGTTGTTATCGGAATATCAATTTATCTTTCATAATGAAGAGGCAGTAACGATTCAAGCACTGAAAGACTGTAAAGGAATCGTAATCGATACTCTATTTGAAACGATTTGTTTTCAGATAGAAATAGGAGATCTTGATAATCTTGCAAAATCAATTGAGAAGATTGAAGAATATTGTAAGTTAAAACTATTAAAAGAATCCGATGTAAAAATGTTATTTACACATAATTTATTTCAATTAGGAACGGTATTAGAAGAGAGGTATGAGCAAAAAAGGGGTGAGTTCCCAGAATATGAAGAGTTATCTGTGCTCATAAAAGGGTCTGGTAATTTAAAAGAGTTACTTAAAAATGCAACAAATTATTGCAAAGAGCTAAGTCAAATTATCGCTGCAACTGGGGCTGAGAATGTAATAAAACGAGTTCATGCCTATGTGGAGAAGAACTATGATAAGGATTTGAAGTTAGAAGGGATTGCGAAGATTTTTAATTATAACAGTGCATACTTAGGGAAGCTGTTTAAAAAGGAAATGGGTGAAAATTTTAATAATTTTTTAGATCATATCCGTATAGAAAATGCGAAAAAAATGCTTACTGAAACTGATTTAAAAGTATATCAAGTATCTGAACGGGTTGGGTATAGTAACATAGATTACTTTTATTCAAAGTTTAAACGTTATGTAGGAATTAGCCCTAAAGAATTTAAAAAATCAATTTAA
- a CDS encoding ABC transporter permease: MSGEQRNKTSQIAPAAHKKKGIPLKYRLFLLAVPFLILIFIFSYLPLYGWRYAFYDYKPPLKLSQCEFVGFKWFTLLFQNKGWVTQIIKVLKNTLAMSGLGILVSILPVAFAIFLSEIKSKRTRNVFQTMTTIPNFISWVIVYSVAFSLFSTTGMANSVLQNIGIISKPIAFLDSPNHVWLKMCLWGVWKGLGWSSIMYLAAITSCDQELYEAAKADGAGRFRLMWHITLPQLLPTYFVLLMLNVANILTNGMEQYFVFANAFNKDKIQVLDYYVYAISMGGGNTYSLGVAIGILKSLISITLLYLVNKLSKAVRGETIV, from the coding sequence ATGAGTGGAGAACAAAGAAATAAAACTTCTCAAATAGCACCTGCAGCACATAAGAAGAAAGGCATTCCATTGAAATATCGTCTTTTTTTACTAGCTGTTCCATTTCTAATATTAATCTTTATCTTTAGTTATTTGCCGCTTTATGGTTGGAGATATGCATTTTATGATTATAAACCGCCTTTAAAACTATCACAATGTGAGTTCGTTGGATTTAAGTGGTTTACTCTTTTATTTCAAAATAAAGGATGGGTTACACAGATAATAAAGGTTTTAAAGAACACTTTAGCAATGAGCGGACTCGGAATATTAGTATCCATATTACCAGTTGCATTTGCTATTTTCTTAAGTGAGATAAAGTCAAAGCGGACAAGAAACGTATTTCAAACAATGACTACAATACCGAACTTTATCAGTTGGGTTATCGTATATTCCGTGGCATTTAGTTTATTTTCAACCACAGGTATGGCAAATTCTGTACTACAGAATATAGGGATTATTAGCAAACCAATCGCATTTCTTGATAGTCCAAATCATGTGTGGCTAAAAATGTGTTTATGGGGTGTTTGGAAGGGACTTGGATGGAGTTCAATTATGTATCTAGCAGCAATTACTAGTTGTGACCAAGAACTTTATGAAGCTGCAAAAGCAGATGGAGCAGGTAGATTTCGCCTTATGTGGCATATAACGCTACCTCAATTATTACCTACATATTTTGTATTATTAATGTTAAACGTAGCAAACATTTTAACGAATGGTATGGAACAGTATTTCGTTTTTGCGAATGCGTTTAATAAAGATAAGATACAAGTACTTGATTATTATGTATACGCAATAAGCATGGGGGGTGGTAACACCTACTCCTTAGGTGTTGCAATCGGTATTCTAAAGAGCCTTATAAGTATAACATTATTATACCTAGTAAATAAACTTTCAAAGGCTGTTCGTGGTGAGACGATTGTATAG
- a CDS encoding extracellular solute-binding protein, which produces MKKKSAKIVALLLTLVMVFSLAGCGKNNEGKPASNESPTKAETQATATPTTEANNEASEVTQEKTYDEFLTVDVFATEANYEGIQTGWFAKVVKDKFNMELNIISPNVSGGGDTLFITRSAAGNLGDIVIIGSENARLQDTVTAGLLYDITDMVNASEVFAQYKPAIDKVKGLVSDGKVYAIPKQVSSQAATEPSETIDFAFGAFLRWDYYLEAGAPTLNTLEDLIPLMKTIQTAHPTTDSGKTAYGFSLFGDWDGNMMNLAQQPARMYGYDEIGFVLHKADGSDYDSIIDNDSIYVRGLKFFFNANKEGVLDPESTTQNWDTLWNKYVDGAVYFSPWSWQGQSAFNTPDNVAAGKGFKYVPITDTQILSTGASPSGDKAVIGVGSKAKDPQRMYDFIEWLYSPEGILANCSPDSGAPGPEGLTWEFVDGKSRLTEFGKKVFADPINTVMPDEWNGGTWRDGTSVLNYRAVLETDINPNTNEPYGYKNWETYITENSNPVDTSWQEFYKANTMVELAKTTGNFIVAPGTTFINPEEGSNITALRNQIKEKIVDYSWRMCFASSEEEFNKLLTEMQETVKGLGYDEVLAFDMQAAKDKDAARAAARAGN; this is translated from the coding sequence ATGAAAAAAAAATCAGCAAAAATAGTAGCATTATTACTTACACTGGTTATGGTATTTTCTTTAGCTGGATGTGGTAAGAATAATGAGGGAAAACCAGCATCTAACGAGTCTCCAACCAAAGCAGAAACACAAGCTACAGCTACTCCAACTACAGAAGCTAATAATGAAGCTAGTGAAGTAACTCAAGAAAAAACATATGATGAATTCTTAACAGTTGATGTATTTGCAACTGAAGCAAACTATGAAGGCATACAAACTGGATGGTTTGCTAAGGTAGTAAAAGATAAATTTAATATGGAACTTAATATTATTTCACCAAACGTAAGTGGTGGTGGAGATACTTTATTTATTACTCGCTCTGCAGCCGGAAATCTAGGAGATATAGTAATAATTGGATCTGAGAATGCTAGATTACAAGATACGGTTACTGCAGGTTTACTATATGATATTACAGATATGGTAAATGCGAGTGAAGTATTTGCTCAATACAAGCCAGCAATTGATAAAGTGAAAGGCTTAGTAAGTGATGGTAAAGTTTATGCGATTCCAAAGCAAGTTTCATCACAAGCGGCAACAGAGCCATCAGAAACAATCGATTTTGCATTTGGTGCGTTTCTTCGTTGGGATTATTATTTAGAAGCTGGTGCTCCAACCTTAAATACATTAGAAGATTTAATACCTTTAATGAAGACAATACAAACAGCACATCCAACAACGGATTCTGGTAAAACTGCTTATGGATTTTCGTTATTTGGGGACTGGGACGGTAACATGATGAATCTTGCACAACAACCAGCCCGTATGTATGGATATGATGAAATTGGATTTGTATTACATAAAGCAGATGGTTCTGATTATGATAGCATAATTGATAATGACTCCATCTATGTTAGAGGTCTAAAGTTCTTCTTTAATGCAAACAAAGAAGGAGTTCTTGACCCTGAGTCAACAACTCAAAACTGGGATACTTTATGGAATAAATATGTAGATGGCGCGGTTTATTTCTCACCATGGTCATGGCAAGGTCAATCCGCATTTAATACACCTGATAATGTAGCGGCAGGTAAAGGATTTAAATATGTACCAATCACTGATACGCAAATCTTATCTACAGGTGCTTCACCATCCGGTGATAAAGCTGTCATTGGAGTTGGAAGTAAAGCAAAAGATCCACAGAGAATGTATGATTTTATTGAGTGGTTATACTCTCCTGAAGGTATTTTAGCAAACTGTTCACCAGACAGTGGCGCTCCTGGACCAGAAGGTTTGACTTGGGAATTTGTTGATGGAAAGAGTAGATTAACTGAGTTTGGTAAAAAAGTATTTGCAGATCCAATCAATACAGTAATGCCAGATGAATGGAATGGTGGTACTTGGAGAGATGGAACATCTGTACTAAACTATAGGGCAGTATTAGAAACTGATATCAACCCAAATACCAATGAGCCTTACGGTTATAAGAATTGGGAGACTTATATTACTGAAAATTCCAATCCAGTGGATACTTCTTGGCAAGAATTCTATAAGGCAAATACTATGGTTGAATTAGCAAAAACTACAGGAAACTTTATTGTGGCGCCAGGAACTACTTTTATTAATCCAGAAGAAGGTTCTAATATTACAGCGTTACGTAATCAAATTAAGGAAAAGATTGTTGATTATTCATGGAGAATGTGTTTTGCAAGCAGTGAAGAGGAATTTAATAAACTCTTAACTGAGATGCAAGAGACGGTAAAAGGCCTTGGTTACGATGAAGTTCTTGCATTTGATATGCAGGCAGCAAAAGATAAAGATGCAGCACGTGCAGCAGCAAGAGCAGGAAATTAA
- a CDS encoding carbohydrate ABC transporter permease, whose translation MSKDKIVTTNKKKKLKPGEIIFNICNYSFFIIFSILCMFPFYYLIINTISDNDLSNRGFINLIPKGIHFKNYIEVFKIDGLLRSAWISVARTVLGTACTALASAFLGFLFTQQKMWARKFWYRFMIITMYFNAGLIPMYIIMLNIGLTNNFLVYIIPLIVQPFNIILVKTFIESLPSSLQEAAEIDGAGPLQIFGRIVFPLTTPILATISIFAAVQQWNSFQDTMLYISEKSLYALQYRVYTYINQANSIALALKNSSLSDSAMINLATQQTPTSVRMTVTVITVLPILFIYPLFQRHFVKGIMIGAIKG comes from the coding sequence ATGAGTAAAGATAAGATCGTTACAACAAATAAAAAGAAGAAATTAAAACCTGGAGAAATCATATTTAACATTTGCAATTATAGTTTTTTTATTATTTTTTCTATACTATGTATGTTTCCTTTCTATTACCTAATCATTAATACAATCAGTGATAATGATTTAAGTAATCGAGGATTCATTAATTTAATACCAAAGGGGATACACTTTAAAAATTATATTGAGGTATTTAAAATAGATGGTTTATTGCGTTCTGCCTGGATTTCGGTTGCAAGAACAGTTTTAGGTACCGCTTGTACAGCACTTGCATCTGCATTTCTTGGATTTTTATTTACGCAACAGAAAATGTGGGCAAGAAAGTTTTGGTATCGATTTATGATAATTACGATGTATTTTAATGCTGGCTTAATACCGATGTATATCATAATGTTAAACATAGGTTTAACAAATAACTTTTTGGTGTACATTATACCTTTAATCGTACAGCCTTTTAATATAATCTTGGTTAAGACTTTTATAGAATCACTGCCTTCTTCTTTACAAGAAGCAGCGGAAATTGATGGTGCAGGGCCGTTACAGATTTTTGGTCGAATTGTATTTCCATTAACTACGCCGATCTTAGCAACGATATCTATTTTTGCAGCGGTTCAGCAGTGGAACTCATTCCAAGATACGATGTTATATATCTCAGAAAAGTCATTGTATGCTCTGCAGTATCGAGTATATACGTACATAAACCAAGCGAACTCAATAGCACTTGCATTAAAAAATTCTAGTTTATCGGATAGCGCTATGATTAATCTGGCGACACAACAAACGCCTACTTCTGTTCGTATGACAGTTACGGTTATCACTGTTTTACCTATTTTATTTATTTATCCATTATTCCAAAGGCATTTTGTCAAAGGGATTATGATCGGAGCTATTAAAGGTTAA
- the yicI gene encoding alpha-xylosidase yields MKFSNGRWLLKEGTACFSPAEVYFSKVTQEKVTLLTPTKKVTSRGDTLGGVNLTIEITAPMPEVIRVKTYHYAGVNNKKPEFELNLSNDSFMQVEDQEEFIVIRNGQLRLEIAKSNGAMTYYQGDKKLTKSIDNDLAYVKTDWKGLAYDGGGEENTYMREQLSISVGELIYGLGERFTAFIKNGQTVDIWNEDGGTCSEQSYKNIPFYISNKGYGVFVNHPEKVSFEVASEVVTKVGFSVEGECLDYFIINGPTMKDVLMRYTDLTGKPGLPAPWTFGLWLSTSFTTNYDEETVTSFVDGMIDREIPLGVFHFDCFWMKDYCWSDFTWDSRVFPDPKGMLKRLKEKGLKICVWINSYIGQESILFEEGVEGGYFLKRPNGDVWQWDMWQPGMAIVDFTNPEACKWYASKLESLLDMGVDCFKTDFGERIPTDVVYFDGSNPNKMHNYYTYLYNKTVYELLERKRGKKEAILFARSATAGGQKFPVHWGGDCFSDYESMEQSLRGGLSLTMSGFGYWSHDIGGFESTSTPDVYKRWAAFGLLSTHSRLHGSNSYRVPWSYDEESVEVVRFFSKLKASLMPYLYRNAVETSKTGVPMMRSMVLEFNEDVTCGFLDKQYMLGDSLLVAPIFNEEGDARYYLPEGTWTNYLTNEMKTGGKWVNETHGYLSIPLLVKDGTILAIGAKDDSAVYDYGNNVLLKVYGLSEGKELYTVVYDQLESDDMPVVSVSAKVMMNGNEITIDVVSKYKFRVELVNVNNIKNVTNVCTETNTSFEIVDNSTVITASTGGTIVCTLG; encoded by the coding sequence ATGAAATTTAGTAATGGTCGTTGGTTATTAAAAGAAGGAACTGCATGTTTTTCTCCAGCAGAAGTGTATTTTTCTAAAGTTACGCAGGAAAAGGTAACTCTTCTCACACCAACCAAGAAAGTTACTTCAAGAGGAGATACACTTGGAGGTGTAAATCTAACAATTGAAATTACAGCACCTATGCCAGAAGTAATACGTGTTAAAACATATCATTATGCAGGCGTTAATAATAAAAAACCTGAGTTTGAATTGAATCTAAGCAATGATTCTTTTATGCAAGTAGAGGACCAAGAAGAATTTATTGTTATAAGAAATGGACAATTAAGGCTTGAAATTGCAAAAAGTAACGGTGCTATGACATACTACCAAGGAGATAAAAAGCTTACGAAGAGCATAGATAATGATTTAGCGTATGTTAAAACTGATTGGAAAGGCCTTGCTTATGATGGTGGGGGAGAAGAAAATACCTATATGCGCGAACAACTTTCCATTTCTGTTGGTGAACTTATCTATGGATTAGGAGAGCGGTTTACAGCATTTATTAAGAATGGTCAGACAGTGGATATTTGGAACGAGGATGGAGGCACATGTTCTGAGCAATCATATAAGAATATACCTTTTTATATTTCTAATAAAGGCTACGGCGTATTTGTGAATCATCCAGAAAAAGTTTCCTTTGAAGTGGCTTCCGAGGTTGTGACAAAGGTAGGATTTAGTGTAGAGGGTGAGTGCTTAGATTATTTTATAATCAATGGTCCTACGATGAAAGATGTTCTTATGCGCTATACAGATTTGACAGGCAAACCAGGACTTCCAGCTCCTTGGACATTTGGACTTTGGTTATCAACGTCTTTTACAACAAATTATGATGAAGAAACAGTGACTAGTTTTGTAGATGGGATGATTGACCGAGAGATACCACTTGGGGTATTTCATTTTGATTGCTTTTGGATGAAGGATTATTGTTGGTCTGATTTTACATGGGATTCAAGGGTGTTTCCAGATCCAAAAGGAATGTTAAAAAGACTGAAGGAAAAGGGACTTAAAATATGCGTATGGATCAATAGCTATATTGGGCAAGAGTCTATTTTGTTTGAGGAAGGTGTAGAAGGTGGATATTTTCTAAAGCGACCAAACGGAGATGTATGGCAATGGGATATGTGGCAACCGGGTATGGCAATTGTAGATTTTACGAACCCAGAAGCTTGTAAGTGGTATGCTAGTAAGTTAGAATCCTTGCTTGATATGGGAGTGGATTGCTTTAAAACAGATTTTGGTGAACGGATTCCAACAGATGTTGTATATTTTGATGGTTCAAATCCAAATAAAATGCATAACTACTATACATATCTATATAATAAAACTGTTTATGAATTATTAGAAAGAAAAAGAGGAAAAAAGGAAGCAATTCTTTTTGCTAGATCAGCCACTGCAGGAGGACAGAAATTCCCAGTACATTGGGGCGGAGATTGCTTTTCTGATTATGAATCCATGGAGCAAAGTTTGCGTGGTGGGTTATCTTTAACAATGTCTGGCTTTGGTTATTGGAGTCATGATATTGGTGGATTTGAGAGTACATCAACTCCAGATGTTTATAAACGCTGGGCGGCGTTTGGATTATTATCAACGCACTCAAGATTACATGGAAGTAATTCTTATCGTGTTCCTTGGTCATATGATGAAGAATCTGTGGAGGTTGTACGATTCTTTTCAAAGTTAAAAGCTTCCTTAATGCCTTATTTATATCGTAATGCAGTAGAAACTTCAAAAACTGGAGTTCCGATGATGCGCAGTATGGTGCTAGAGTTTAACGAAGATGTGACCTGCGGATTTTTGGATAAACAGTATATGTTAGGTGATAGCTTATTAGTTGCTCCAATTTTTAATGAGGAGGGCGATGCAAGGTATTATCTTCCAGAAGGCACATGGACCAATTACTTAACAAATGAGATGAAAACTGGTGGAAAATGGGTAAATGAAACACATGGATATTTAAGTATTCCTCTGTTAGTGAAGGATGGAACAATCCTTGCCATTGGAGCGAAAGATGATTCCGCGGTATATGATTATGGAAATAATGTTTTATTAAAGGTTTATGGACTTTCAGAGGGAAAAGAGTTGTATACCGTTGTTTATGATCAATTAGAAAGTGATGATATGCCTGTTGTTTCTGTATCTGCTAAAGTCATGATGAATGGAAATGAAATTACCATTGATGTTGTTAGTAAATATAAGTTTAGAGTTGAACTAGTAAATGTTAATAATATAAAGAATGTAACAAATGTTTGTACGGAAACAAATACTAGCTTTGAAATTGTTGATAATTCAACAGTAATTACGGCAAGCACTGGTGGAACCATTGTTTGTACCTTAGGGTAA